A window of the Lolium perenne isolate Kyuss_39 chromosome 7, Kyuss_2.0, whole genome shotgun sequence genome harbors these coding sequences:
- the LOC127311824 gene encoding B-box zinc finger protein 32-like, with protein sequence MEAAVDGMRCALCGAGADVHCAADAAFLCAPCDDDVHGANFLASRHRRTRVSAPNKGRHDDDDASPTSCLSTADSATPPQRGRVAKPRTTRRARGEAVLEVWAKRMGVLAPGAARRVAAAAARALQDAPRMPLRVAMAAALWREVAAHGSREVTGDALWRLEACARVPARLVLAVASSLARAAALDTEEGWGECECA encoded by the coding sequence ATGGAAGCTGCCGTCGATGGGATGCGATGCGCGCTGTGCGGCGCGGGCGCGGACGTGCACTGCGCCGCCGACGCGGCCTTCCTCTGCGCGCCCTGCGACGACGACGTGCACGGCGCCAACTTCCtcgcctcgcgccaccgccgcacGCGGGTCTCCGCGCCTAACAAGGGCcgccacgacgacgacgacgcgtcCCCGACCTCCTGCTTGTCGACGGCCGACTCCGCGACGCCGCCGCAGCGAGGCCGGGTGGCAAAGCCCCGGACGACGCGTCGCGCGCGCGGCGAGGCGGTGCTCGAGGTATGGGCCAAGCGGATGGGCGTCCTCGCGCCGGGCGCGGCGCGGCGTGTCGCAGCGGCGGCCGCGCGCGCGCTCCAGGACGCGCCACGCATGCCGCtgcgcgtcgcgatggcggccgcgCTCTGGCGGGAGGTGGCGGCGCATGGATCCCGTGAGGTCACCGGCGACGCGCTCTGGCGGCTGGAGGCCTGCGCGCGCGTGCCGGCAAGGCTTGTCCTGGCGGTAGCGTCGTCCTTGGCGCGAGCGGCCGCCCTGGACACCGAGGAGGGCTGGGGCGAGTGCGAGTGCGCGTGA